A DNA window from Nitratidesulfovibrio sp. contains the following coding sequences:
- a CDS encoding DEAD/DEAH box helicase family protein, whose protein sequence is MARFLTEPGQRKPFIACVHRAAMAHDLGKLLPENAEVLSRSYGMDRPTRLPVNHVDAGVAHLMASGDAMSALLVWAHHAGLADASTLCKTSPPLRDPTIHSRVDEALAVCMAHHAQETGDGIPPLPDAGFIPSSSLDHRLALSCLVDADHGDTGRHYGSTSLPDAWPTLRAADRLAALDAFVEKLGRKGGPGDARNAIRAELYRSARKASPDLGIRSCDSPVGTGKTTSIMAHLLHVAKVHELRRIFVVLPFTNIIDQAVYTYRKALVLDGENPEEVVAAHHHRAEFDAPESRELAFQWRAPIIVVTAVQFFETLAAAAPASLRKLHSLPGSAVFIDEAHAAMPADLWLPAWVWLRSACQRWGCHFVLASGSLSRFWELDQFRDAEKIHGMVPMPVRPLIDDAPRAHAMQAEQRRVRYVSIPRVVGMEELADAVMRASGPRIVVMNTVRGAAMLAHRLAQARGRRFVEHLSTALCPRDRAATLRHVKQRLLADDSEWVLVATSCVEAGVDFSFRTGFRERFGLCNLIQLGGRVCREAEAEGVVYDFVLRADEVPPHPGARLAALALSSLFGEGLVGQEHCREALRRELALGASEGNGGRGLAICVDDSAGEFRKVHDRFRIIDADTVTVIVDPHAIARLQSGSTLPRAVLQEVSVQIWTSRLEREPIAPIPGWPQLYAWQGVYDDFLGYLADACANPRHPSQT, encoded by the coding sequence ATGGCCCGCTTTCTCACGGAACCGGGCCAACGGAAGCCGTTCATTGCCTGCGTGCATCGCGCGGCAATGGCCCACGACCTGGGAAAGCTGCTACCGGAAAATGCCGAGGTGCTGTCCCGATCCTACGGCATGGACAGGCCGACGCGTCTTCCGGTCAACCATGTGGATGCAGGGGTGGCACACCTTATGGCGAGCGGCGATGCCATGTCCGCCCTGCTGGTCTGGGCACATCACGCCGGGCTTGCCGATGCCAGTACCCTTTGCAAAACCTCTCCACCACTGCGGGACCCCACCATTCACTCTCGCGTGGATGAAGCGCTTGCCGTCTGCATGGCACACCATGCACAGGAAACGGGCGATGGCATTCCCCCGCTACCAGATGCAGGATTCATCCCCTCTTCATCGCTGGACCACAGGCTGGCTCTCTCTTGCCTTGTGGATGCGGATCATGGCGACACGGGCCGCCACTACGGAAGCACATCATTACCGGATGCGTGGCCCACCCTGCGCGCCGCAGATCGTCTTGCCGCCCTTGATGCCTTCGTAGAGAAACTAGGCCGGAAAGGCGGCCCTGGCGACGCACGGAACGCCATCCGGGCGGAACTCTATCGCAGTGCGCGCAAGGCCTCGCCCGATCTCGGCATCCGTTCTTGCGACAGCCCAGTGGGCACCGGCAAGACCACCAGCATCATGGCCCATCTGCTCCACGTGGCGAAAGTCCATGAACTGCGACGCATCTTCGTGGTCTTGCCATTCACGAACATCATCGATCAGGCCGTCTATACCTACCGCAAGGCCTTGGTACTGGACGGGGAAAACCCTGAAGAAGTGGTTGCCGCCCACCATCACAGGGCAGAGTTTGACGCACCGGAATCTCGTGAATTGGCGTTTCAGTGGCGTGCCCCGATCATAGTGGTGACGGCGGTGCAGTTCTTTGAAACGCTGGCAGCAGCCGCACCCGCTTCATTACGCAAGCTGCACAGCCTGCCGGGTTCCGCCGTCTTCATAGACGAGGCCCACGCGGCCATGCCAGCTGACCTTTGGCTGCCTGCGTGGGTATGGCTGCGGTCAGCCTGCCAGCGCTGGGGATGCCATTTCGTTCTGGCCTCCGGCTCTCTTTCGCGGTTCTGGGAATTGGACCAGTTTCGGGATGCGGAAAAAATTCACGGCATGGTACCAATGCCCGTCCGCCCCCTGATAGATGACGCACCCCGTGCGCATGCCATGCAGGCAGAGCAACGCCGGGTGCGATATGTGTCTATCCCCCGCGTTGTTGGCATGGAGGAGTTGGCTGATGCGGTCATGCGTGCCTCAGGCCCCCGCATTGTCGTGATGAACACGGTAAGGGGAGCCGCCATGCTGGCGCACCGCCTTGCTCAGGCACGGGGACGTCGGTTCGTCGAGCACCTGTCCACGGCCCTGTGCCCCCGCGACAGGGCGGCAACCTTGCGCCACGTGAAGCAACGTCTGCTGGCCGACGATTCGGAGTGGGTGCTTGTGGCCACCTCTTGCGTGGAAGCCGGGGTGGATTTTTCGTTTCGCACGGGATTCCGCGAGCGTTTCGGCCTGTGCAACCTGATCCAGTTGGGGGGCCGGGTCTGCCGAGAGGCTGAGGCCGAAGGCGTGGTGTATGACTTCGTGCTGCGCGCGGACGAAGTGCCGCCCCACCCCGGCGCACGGCTTGCTGCACTGGCGCTGTCCAGCCTGTTTGGCGAGGGACTGGTAGGGCAGGAACATTGCCGCGAGGCCCTGCGCCGGGAGCTTGCGCTAGGGGCTTCCGAAGGTAACGGAGGGCGTGGGCTTGCCATTTGCGTGGATGACAGTGCGGGCGAATTTCGCAAGGTGCATGACCGGTTCCGCATCATTGACGCTGATACGGTTACTGTCATCGTCGATCCCCACGCCATCGCCCGGTTGCAGTCTGGCAGTACGCTACCTCGGGCCGTATTGCAGGAGGTATCCGTGCAAATCTGGACCTCGCGCCTTGAACGCGAGCCAATCGCCCCAATACCCGGCTGGCCTCAACTGTACGCATGGCAAGGCGTCTATGACGACTTTTTGGGGTATCTCGCGGACGCATGCGCGAACCCCAGGCATCCGAGTCAAACCTGA